The following are encoded together in the Daucus carota subsp. sativus chromosome 5, DH1 v3.0, whole genome shotgun sequence genome:
- the LOC108219898 gene encoding uncharacterized protein LOC108219898 isoform X5, which translates to MLLILEDEIEDIQKEIAVLSQCQSPYITEYYGSYLQQTKLWIIMEYMAGGSVADLIQPNHPLDEMSIACISRDLLHAVEYLHNEGKIHRDIKAANILLTENGDVKVADFGVSAQLTRTISRRKTFVGTPFWMAPEVIQNSDGYNEKADIWSSGITAIEMAKGEPPLADLHPMRVLFIIPRENPPQLEEHFSRAIKEYVSLCLKKLPAERPSAKELLKHQFIRNARKSQKLLERIRERPKFQLKEDGGTQALTGPSGTVKVKRDSKVEDTIRASSQGKTLKSAGWDFSIGGSSSTGTVRSAVKPQARERKAEVSLSRASSKRTLKSGNRRSSSGITTNKSDVSIRRDSGAQLIDEKQDSEENEDLAASWTGTVVVRSPRGVKSSSAFGDQSTLSRSTFASAEDASTSGTFVYRGPHDDLDLPRTPKSRLGIQEKTSSSSHEDSAKNLSEAKAALQRGLKKGSVKEKSALGKGNRYGNESKGTDQSTNSSDSPRRSRDYADALKAFPRSRQANDGAKSAMLASAPVATILLSAPIATLLIPSLKEAVGDDDPDASLVRGVATSFAEMESLKPGSFKVFMSRILQRLASSEESSLKDLQLLASDVLTKGRTAARQTNNANAETVSRKKQQNKEADQSSNLSPLAKFLLSRWQEQAS; encoded by the exons ATGTTGTTGATTTT AGAGGATGAAATTGAAGACATTCAGAAG GAAATTGCAGTTTTATCCCAGTGTCAGTCTCCTTATATTACAGAGTACTATGGATCTTACCTGCAGCAGACTAAACTATGGATAATAATGGAATACATGGCTGGTGGCTCGGTTGCTGATCTG ATTCAACCAAATCATCCATTAGATGAAATGTCTATAGCATGCATTTCACGAGACTTGCTGCATGCTGTTGAATATCTTCACAATGAAGGGAAAATTCACAGAGATATTAAAG CGGCAAATATTTTATTGACGGAGAATGGTGATGTTAAG GTTGCTGACTTCGGTGTTTCCGCACAATTAACAAGAACAATATCTAGAAGGAAG ACATTTGTAGGAACACCATTTTGGATGGCTCCAGAAGTTATTCAGAATTCTGATGGTTACAACGAGAAG GCAGATATTTGGTCATCGGGTATTACTGCTATTGAAATGGCGAAAGGGGAGCCTCCGCTTGCTGATCTTCACCCAATGAGAGTTCTATTCATTATACCTCGAGAAAACCCTCCACAG TTGGAAGAACACTTTTCTCGTGCGATAAAGGAATATGTTTCATTGTGTTTGAAGAAGTTGCCTGCAGAG AGGCCAAGTGCAAAAGAGCTTTTAAAGCATCAATTTATCAGAAATGCCAGGAAGAGTCAAAAGCTTTTAGAGAGAATCAG AGAGCGACCAAAGTTCCAATTAAAAGAGGATGGCGGCACCCAGGCTTTAACGGGACCTTCCGGCACTGTGAAGGTGAAAAGGGATTCAAAAGTTGAAGATACTATTCGAGCCAG TAGTCAGGGGAAAACTTTAAAATCTGCGGGTTGGGATTTTAGCATCGGCGGGTCATCTAGCACTGGAACAGTGCGAAGTGCTGTAAAACCTCAAGCTAGAGAAAGAAAAGCAGAGGTTTCACTTAGTAGAGCCTCATCGAAAAGAACACTAAAAAGTGGAAATCGCCGGTCTTCTTCTGGAATCACAACTAATAAATCTGATGTTTCAATTCGAAGAGATTCTGGAGCTCAGCTTATCGATGAAAAACAAGACAGCGAGGAAAAT GAAGATTTGGCTGCAAGTTGGACAGGAACAGTTGTTGTGCGTTCTCCAAGAGGGGTCAAGTCATCCTCTGCATTTGGTGATCAGAGTACCTTG TCTAGAAGTACATTTGCTTCAGCAGAGGATGCTTCCACCAGTGGCACTTTTGTTTATCGTGGACCACATGATGACTTGGATTTACCTCGAACTCCAAAATCCAGACTTGGAATCCAAGAGAAAACTTCAAGTTCATCCCATGAAGACAGTGCAAAAAACCTTTCCGAG GCCAAGGCTGCACTTCAAAGAGGATTGAAGAAAGGAAGTGTTAAGGAAAAGTCTGCTTTGGGCAAGGGGAACCGATATGGGAATGAAAGTAAAGGGACAGATCAATCAACAAATAGCTCCGACTCTCCAAG ACGTTCTCGTGATTATGCTGATGCACTAAAAGCATTTCCTAGATCACGTCAAGCAAATGACGGCGCAAAGTCTGCAATGTTAGCATCTGCTCCGGTAGCTACAATATTATTGTCTGCTCCGATAGCAACACTTCTTATTCCCTCGCTAAAAGAG GCTGTTGGTGATGATGATCCAGACGCGTCCCTTGTCCGTGGAGTGGCAACTTCTTTTGCTGAAATGGAGAGCTTGAAACCTGGATCTTTTAAAGTGTTTATGTCTAGGATACTTCAGCGGCTAGCAAG TTCGGAGGAATCCTCACTAAAGGATCTTCAGCTTCTGGCTTCTGATGTATTAACTAAGGGCAGAACAGCTGCCAGGCAAACAAATAATGCAAATGCAGAAACTGTAAGCAGAAAAAAGCAGCAGAACAAAGAGGCTGATCAGAGTTCCAATTTAAGCCCACTTGCGAAGTTCCTACTTTCAAG ATGGCAAGAGCAGGCTTCGTGA
- the LOC108219898 gene encoding uncharacterized protein LOC108219898 isoform X7 yields the protein MLLILEDEIEDIQKSPYITEYYGSYLQQTKLWIIMEYMAGGSVADLIQPNHPLDEMSIACISRDLLHAVEYLHNEGKIHRDIKAANILLTENGDVKVADFGVSAQLTRTISRRKTFVGTPFWMAPEVIQNSDGYNEKADIWSSGITAIEMAKGEPPLADLHPMRVLFIIPRENPPQLEEHFSRAIKEYVSLCLKKLPAERPSAKELLKHQFIRNARKSQKLLERIRERPKFQLKEDGGTQALTGPSGTVKVKRDSKVEDTIRASSQGKTLKSAGWDFSIGGSSSTGTVRSAVKPQARERKAEVSLSRASSKRTLKSGNRRSSSGITTNKSDVSIRRDSGAQLIDEKQDSEENEDLAASWTGTVVVRSPRGVKSSSAFGDQSTLSRSTFASAEDASTSGTFVYRGPHDDLDLPRTPKSRLGIQEKTSSSSHEDSAKNLSEAKAALQRGLKKGSVKEKSALGKGNRYGNESKGTDQSTNSSDSPRRSRDYADALKAFPRSRQANDGAKSAMLASAPVATILLSAPIATLLIPSLKEAVGDDDPDASLVRGVATSFAEMESLKPGSFKVFMSRILQRLASSEESSLKDLQLLASDVLTKGRTAARQTNNANAETVSRKKQQNKEADQSSNLSPLAKFLLSRWQEQAS from the exons ATGTTGTTGATTTT AGAGGATGAAATTGAAGACATTCAGAAG TCTCCTTATATTACAGAGTACTATGGATCTTACCTGCAGCAGACTAAACTATGGATAATAATGGAATACATGGCTGGTGGCTCGGTTGCTGATCTG ATTCAACCAAATCATCCATTAGATGAAATGTCTATAGCATGCATTTCACGAGACTTGCTGCATGCTGTTGAATATCTTCACAATGAAGGGAAAATTCACAGAGATATTAAAG CGGCAAATATTTTATTGACGGAGAATGGTGATGTTAAG GTTGCTGACTTCGGTGTTTCCGCACAATTAACAAGAACAATATCTAGAAGGAAG ACATTTGTAGGAACACCATTTTGGATGGCTCCAGAAGTTATTCAGAATTCTGATGGTTACAACGAGAAG GCAGATATTTGGTCATCGGGTATTACTGCTATTGAAATGGCGAAAGGGGAGCCTCCGCTTGCTGATCTTCACCCAATGAGAGTTCTATTCATTATACCTCGAGAAAACCCTCCACAG TTGGAAGAACACTTTTCTCGTGCGATAAAGGAATATGTTTCATTGTGTTTGAAGAAGTTGCCTGCAGAG AGGCCAAGTGCAAAAGAGCTTTTAAAGCATCAATTTATCAGAAATGCCAGGAAGAGTCAAAAGCTTTTAGAGAGAATCAG AGAGCGACCAAAGTTCCAATTAAAAGAGGATGGCGGCACCCAGGCTTTAACGGGACCTTCCGGCACTGTGAAGGTGAAAAGGGATTCAAAAGTTGAAGATACTATTCGAGCCAG TAGTCAGGGGAAAACTTTAAAATCTGCGGGTTGGGATTTTAGCATCGGCGGGTCATCTAGCACTGGAACAGTGCGAAGTGCTGTAAAACCTCAAGCTAGAGAAAGAAAAGCAGAGGTTTCACTTAGTAGAGCCTCATCGAAAAGAACACTAAAAAGTGGAAATCGCCGGTCTTCTTCTGGAATCACAACTAATAAATCTGATGTTTCAATTCGAAGAGATTCTGGAGCTCAGCTTATCGATGAAAAACAAGACAGCGAGGAAAAT GAAGATTTGGCTGCAAGTTGGACAGGAACAGTTGTTGTGCGTTCTCCAAGAGGGGTCAAGTCATCCTCTGCATTTGGTGATCAGAGTACCTTG TCTAGAAGTACATTTGCTTCAGCAGAGGATGCTTCCACCAGTGGCACTTTTGTTTATCGTGGACCACATGATGACTTGGATTTACCTCGAACTCCAAAATCCAGACTTGGAATCCAAGAGAAAACTTCAAGTTCATCCCATGAAGACAGTGCAAAAAACCTTTCCGAG GCCAAGGCTGCACTTCAAAGAGGATTGAAGAAAGGAAGTGTTAAGGAAAAGTCTGCTTTGGGCAAGGGGAACCGATATGGGAATGAAAGTAAAGGGACAGATCAATCAACAAATAGCTCCGACTCTCCAAG ACGTTCTCGTGATTATGCTGATGCACTAAAAGCATTTCCTAGATCACGTCAAGCAAATGACGGCGCAAAGTCTGCAATGTTAGCATCTGCTCCGGTAGCTACAATATTATTGTCTGCTCCGATAGCAACACTTCTTATTCCCTCGCTAAAAGAG GCTGTTGGTGATGATGATCCAGACGCGTCCCTTGTCCGTGGAGTGGCAACTTCTTTTGCTGAAATGGAGAGCTTGAAACCTGGATCTTTTAAAGTGTTTATGTCTAGGATACTTCAGCGGCTAGCAAG TTCGGAGGAATCCTCACTAAAGGATCTTCAGCTTCTGGCTTCTGATGTATTAACTAAGGGCAGAACAGCTGCCAGGCAAACAAATAATGCAAATGCAGAAACTGTAAGCAGAAAAAAGCAGCAGAACAAAGAGGCTGATCAGAGTTCCAATTTAAGCCCACTTGCGAAGTTCCTACTTTCAAG ATGGCAAGAGCAGGCTTCGTGA
- the LOC108219898 gene encoding uncharacterized protein LOC108219898 isoform X8 yields MEYMAGGSVADLIQPNHPLDEMSIACISRDLLHAVEYLHNEGKIHRDIKAANILLTENGDVKVADFGVSAQLTRTISRRKTFVGTPFWMAPEVIQNSDGYNEKADIWSSGITAIEMAKGEPPLADLHPMRVLFIIPRENPPQLEEHFSRAIKEYVSLCLKKLPAERPSAKELLKHQFIRNARKSQKLLERIRERPKFQLKEDGGTQALTGPSGTVKVKRDSKVEDTIRASSQGKTLKSAGWDFSIGGSSSTGTVRSAVKPQARERKAEVSLSRASSKRTLKSGNRRSSSGITTNKSDVSIRRDSGAQLIDEKQDSEENEDLAASWTGTVVVRSPRGVKSSSAFGDQSTLSRSTFASAEDASTSGTFVYRGPHDDLDLPRTPKSRLGIQEKTSSSSHEDSAKNLSEAKAALQRGLKKGSVKEKSALGKGNRYGNESKGTDQSTNSSDSPRRSRDYADALKAFPRSRQANDGAKSAMLASAPVATILLSAPIATLLIPSLKEAVGDDDPDASLVRGVATSFAEMESLKPGSFKVFMSRILQRLASSEESSLKDLQLLASDVLTKGRTAARQTNNANAETVSRKKQQNKEADQSSNLSPLAKFLLSRWQEQAS; encoded by the exons ATGGAATACATGGCTGGTGGCTCGGTTGCTGATCTG ATTCAACCAAATCATCCATTAGATGAAATGTCTATAGCATGCATTTCACGAGACTTGCTGCATGCTGTTGAATATCTTCACAATGAAGGGAAAATTCACAGAGATATTAAAG CGGCAAATATTTTATTGACGGAGAATGGTGATGTTAAG GTTGCTGACTTCGGTGTTTCCGCACAATTAACAAGAACAATATCTAGAAGGAAG ACATTTGTAGGAACACCATTTTGGATGGCTCCAGAAGTTATTCAGAATTCTGATGGTTACAACGAGAAG GCAGATATTTGGTCATCGGGTATTACTGCTATTGAAATGGCGAAAGGGGAGCCTCCGCTTGCTGATCTTCACCCAATGAGAGTTCTATTCATTATACCTCGAGAAAACCCTCCACAG TTGGAAGAACACTTTTCTCGTGCGATAAAGGAATATGTTTCATTGTGTTTGAAGAAGTTGCCTGCAGAG AGGCCAAGTGCAAAAGAGCTTTTAAAGCATCAATTTATCAGAAATGCCAGGAAGAGTCAAAAGCTTTTAGAGAGAATCAG AGAGCGACCAAAGTTCCAATTAAAAGAGGATGGCGGCACCCAGGCTTTAACGGGACCTTCCGGCACTGTGAAGGTGAAAAGGGATTCAAAAGTTGAAGATACTATTCGAGCCAG TAGTCAGGGGAAAACTTTAAAATCTGCGGGTTGGGATTTTAGCATCGGCGGGTCATCTAGCACTGGAACAGTGCGAAGTGCTGTAAAACCTCAAGCTAGAGAAAGAAAAGCAGAGGTTTCACTTAGTAGAGCCTCATCGAAAAGAACACTAAAAAGTGGAAATCGCCGGTCTTCTTCTGGAATCACAACTAATAAATCTGATGTTTCAATTCGAAGAGATTCTGGAGCTCAGCTTATCGATGAAAAACAAGACAGCGAGGAAAAT GAAGATTTGGCTGCAAGTTGGACAGGAACAGTTGTTGTGCGTTCTCCAAGAGGGGTCAAGTCATCCTCTGCATTTGGTGATCAGAGTACCTTG TCTAGAAGTACATTTGCTTCAGCAGAGGATGCTTCCACCAGTGGCACTTTTGTTTATCGTGGACCACATGATGACTTGGATTTACCTCGAACTCCAAAATCCAGACTTGGAATCCAAGAGAAAACTTCAAGTTCATCCCATGAAGACAGTGCAAAAAACCTTTCCGAG GCCAAGGCTGCACTTCAAAGAGGATTGAAGAAAGGAAGTGTTAAGGAAAAGTCTGCTTTGGGCAAGGGGAACCGATATGGGAATGAAAGTAAAGGGACAGATCAATCAACAAATAGCTCCGACTCTCCAAG ACGTTCTCGTGATTATGCTGATGCACTAAAAGCATTTCCTAGATCACGTCAAGCAAATGACGGCGCAAAGTCTGCAATGTTAGCATCTGCTCCGGTAGCTACAATATTATTGTCTGCTCCGATAGCAACACTTCTTATTCCCTCGCTAAAAGAG GCTGTTGGTGATGATGATCCAGACGCGTCCCTTGTCCGTGGAGTGGCAACTTCTTTTGCTGAAATGGAGAGCTTGAAACCTGGATCTTTTAAAGTGTTTATGTCTAGGATACTTCAGCGGCTAGCAAG TTCGGAGGAATCCTCACTAAAGGATCTTCAGCTTCTGGCTTCTGATGTATTAACTAAGGGCAGAACAGCTGCCAGGCAAACAAATAATGCAAATGCAGAAACTGTAAGCAGAAAAAAGCAGCAGAACAAAGAGGCTGATCAGAGTTCCAATTTAAGCCCACTTGCGAAGTTCCTACTTTCAAG ATGGCAAGAGCAGGCTTCGTGA